CAACGCTGACAAACCCGATGGGTAAACCTGGCCCTAATGCAACACCAATGGATTTTGCTTCTTTTAATTCAGCAGCTTTTGAGGAGAACATTAAGCGGGTCAGACTACGGGAACTTACTTGCATTGGATATCTCTCCTTTATGGTGGGTTCTTTGGTGCCTTTAATAGACTTTTTAAGTAAGTAATTACCTGACGGATCATTGCTGATTATCTCAATTTTCATAGTGTTGCAACATATGCTTTCTATAGTTTCTTGATAATACCCCAAAGATTACAATTTTCCCATTGTTTGTCAATGGAAAAATTGATTAATGATCAAAAAGCTAACTCAGTATCCGAAATAAGAGCAGTATAAGGAAACTTACTAAGTCTGATGCTTGACATCAGCAAATCTCTTCACTGATTTGGCAATGTGAAACTGCGAGATTGAAAGATAATATCATCATTGGTTTTCAGGGCGGCGACGGCCCCCTTACTTCCCCATGGCCCGCGCCATCATGGGCGGCCTGATGTTCTCTACCATCGTGACCCTTTTTATTTTGCCTACGATTTATGTCGGTTTGGATAATCTGAATTTGTGGGGCAGGAGGGTTGTGAGGAGGGCGACGGGAAAAGTTGCGTGAGCGAAGCAAGTTTTTTAGAGAACGCTATAGGCACAAATCAGCCGCACCGCTTTTTGGCGTCGGCTGATTTGCGACTTTAGGTTTTTCTATTTCCATGGATGTCGGTGCGGTAGCAATAAAGAGGCTACTGTTTTGACCCGTGCATTGCCTGACTTATTAACTTGCCGACGTCTCCCCCTTTAGATTAATTTTTAGATTCCTAATTCTGTTAGTAACCCTGGATTTGATGTTTGGAATTCATTTCGTAGATCTGCAACAATCTTGTCAATTCGCATTCCCTCATTTGCAGATTCAGAAGGTTTTCTTGCATGGTGTAGTGCCATCAAGTCCCATGTATTATTAAACACAGGAGAGCCTGATGAGCCGTAGTCAGTATCAGAGAAATAATGTATTACATTTGTATGAACATCAGTTAGTTCATTTTGTTGTACTACAACTTCCTTTTTTCTCCCTTGTGGGTGTTGGATGACATTTAGTCTCAATCCTTCAGGATATGACACCGTTGGTCTAAGTGGAATGAATCCATATTTGCTGCCAGGTGTGTATCCAAAGAAGTGGAGAATTCGTGCTGGATCAAATTCAGAAATTGGTTGTTTCTTTGTTATGAAATCATTCAAATATTTCAATTCTTCAATTTGTTCGGTATCTGCATATTCATGTTTGGCAGGATAGCTGTGGTTCACCCTATCTTCTCCTAATCTATAAGGAAAGGGAATTCTGAATCTGTACGGGTTTCTCCTTAATCTTACAATCGTATAATCAAGGCCAGCATTTGTATGGAAAAATGAATCCTCATTTGTCTCAAAGAACTCAGAACTAATCGCAGGCTCTGTATTATAATTGTCCTGATACATAAATTGCATATTCACATCATCACAAAACGCTTTATTTAGAATGACATGGTTATTTGTCATGAATAGAGAGTTTGATATTAAGAAACCGGACCCCCAACCACTACCTGATGGAAGTCCACTCTTTGCTACTTTTAGTGTCACCATAGCAATTGCTTTTTGAATTTCAGCCCCTTCGCTTAAAAAATGAGCTGATAAGAAATTATTTTGGTCGTACATTGCTTCTTGGCTTTGTGCAAATTCTTCTTTGCCAATAAAGCCGTCTTGTCCATGCGAACATTTTTCTCCTTGATTCTTAAATTCAGAAATTGTGGGCATTAGATCAGAATATAATTCGCTGAGTACTTCTTTTGCCTGCCCAAGATCAAATTCTTTTAGAATTCCCTTTAATTGTTCTTTGTCATTAGTCATTTCAGTTCTCCTTTATGAATAGAGATTAATAGACATCTGCAAAAACGACCTTTTATGTCATTTCGACCAACGGGAGAAATCTTTTTACGCATACAATTGAATTAAATAGATTTCTCCCCCGAAGTGTCGGGGTCGAAATGACGAATCGAGCTGTTTTGCAGAAGCCTAAATAGAGATTAAATATACCTCCGCAAAAAAATGCGGGCAATTTAGACTTTACCGAATGGTAATATATAAGACAAAGATTGAATCAAATTTCTCTCAACTAAAATAAAAAATCCCCCATCAGTTAGTCAAGTGTTGAAAACGATTCTAAAGGTTATCTTGCATTTGTGGGAAAGGGTGTATATTAAAACACTTATCTATAGAGGTATAGCTTTATGAATCACCTCTTGGGACCTTCAGAACTCAGGCACAATAACGTGCCGGCGGATCAGCCGCCGCAAAAGAACTGTAAGAAGACAACTAAACAAGAATAGTTCATCAAAACTCATTCGTGTGCCTTGCGCGACGGGTGCCCATGTCAATGCCTTTGATACAACCTAGACGCCTTTTT
This is a stretch of genomic DNA from candidate division KSB1 bacterium. It encodes these proteins:
- a CDS encoding trypsin-like peptidase domain-containing protein; amino-acid sequence: MTNDKEQLKGILKEFDLGQAKEVLSELYSDLMPTISEFKNQGEKCSHGQDGFIGKEEFAQSQEAMYDQNNFLSAHFLSEGAEIQKAIAMVTLKVAKSGLPSGSGWGSGFLISNSLFMTNNHVILNKAFCDDVNMQFMYQDNYNTEPAISSEFFETNEDSFFHTNAGLDYTIVRLRRNPYRFRIPFPYRLGEDRVNHSYPAKHEYADTEQIEELKYLNDFITKKQPISEFDPARILHFFGYTPGSKYGFIPLRPTVSYPEGLRLNVIQHPQGRKKEVVVQQNELTDVHTNVIHYFSDTDYGSSGSPVFNNTWDLMALHHARKPSESANEGMRIDKIVADLRNEFQTSNPGLLTELGI